A genomic window from Silene latifolia isolate original U9 population chromosome 11, ASM4854445v1, whole genome shotgun sequence includes:
- the LOC141613308 gene encoding uncharacterized protein LOC141613308, translating to MRKSLAGPYLRCLDREESQAVLHALHSGECENHTGGRSLSNKALKQGYFWPTMRKDAMEFAKRCDACQRFGISSEIICDNGSQFIGNKTEAFCARLNISLQKSTPRNLQSNGQAESSNKIIVENLKKKLEEIGGKWAKSYGSRG from the exons ATGAG GAAATCCCTCGCTGGACCCTATCTCAGATGCCTGGATCGGGAAGAGTCTCAGGCTGTCTTGCATGCTCTCCATAGTGGAGAATGTGAAAACCATACAGGGggcaggagcctgtccaacaaAGCACTGAAGcagggatacttctggcccacaatgcgcaaagatgccATGGAATTCGCAAAAAGATGTGACGCTTGTCAGAG gtttggCATTTCATCTGAGATTATATGTGATAATGGGTCCCAATTCATTGGAAATAAGACAGAAGCTTTTTGTGCTAGGTTGAATATCTCATTGCAGAAATCTACTCCTAGGAACCTCCAGTCCAacggacaagctgaatccagcaataagatTATCGTCGAAAACTTGAAAAAGAAGCTGGAGGAGATTGGGGGCAAATGGGCGAAGAGCTACGGTTCTCGGGGATGA